In Deltaproteobacteria bacterium, the genomic window AACTCTCCATAACCTACGCTGACAGAAAACGGACGAAAAGATCGATCCCCCTCGACCGGGCCGCCTATGCCCCCTTTGCCTTCATCCCTACCTTCACCCGCCTGACACGAGAGGCCTGCACCCGCCGCGTCCACGTAGAGGAGATGACCCTCTGCCTCCGCGGGTGGAGCACGGCCCAGTCCCAGATGGATCTTTTCGATGCTCCTCCGACCGGAGCTCCCCTGACAAAGGCCATCGACCGAATCCGGAAGAGATTCTCCTTTGACAGTGTGCTCTATGGGGCAGAGATAGCATGAAGGCAGGAATCAGGAATCAGAAGTGAGAATGAAAAGACAGGCAGCAGGAACCTTTGCTTTGATTTTCTAAGGTCATTATGTTATTAGGTAAACGAAAAGATTCAAAGAAGTTAAAGGGAGCAAAGAAAATGGCAGGACAGGCCTTGAGGATAGAAAACACAAACCATCCTTTTGTAGTGAAGAACAAAGAGATATGCGGTGGGAGCCCTATCATCGAAGGGACTAGGACCCGTGTAATCGACATAGCGATCGAATATGAAATGCTTGGACACTCACCCGACGAAATCATCAGGTCACACCCCCACCTCAATCTCCCCCAAGTCCATGACGCCCTTTCCTTTTATTACGAGAACAGGGATGAACTGGATCAAAAGGCTGAGCAGGACCAGGAGTTTATCGCTCGGCTGAAGGAGAAAATCTCTTCAAAAATCTCATAGGGCCATGGGTAAGATCAGGATCTATACGGAGGAAAGCGTCGATGTGGCCATTGCGGAGGGCTTGGAAAGAAGGGGAGTGGATGCCTTTTCCGCCAGGGATACGCACAACCTGGGAATGACAGATGAAGAACAATTGATCTATGCCGACAATGAAAAGGCGGCCATTTTCACCCACGATACTGATTTTCTTCGGATTGCGGCAAGATGGATGGAGGAAGGGAGGAGTCATCACGGGATCATTTACTGTCACCAGAAGAGCTATTCCATCGGTGAATGCATCCGAAAAATAAGGGTGCTAACATCTGTGCTCACTGCGGAAGACATAGCCAACCATATAGAGTTTTTGTGAGATGGCTTGAAGTAATTTATTTCAATATCCAAATCATATCGATGGAGATAGGATAATGCCTCAAGTTTTGAACATTACAAATTTATTGGTAAAGGGAGGGGCATTTCAGGAATACTGAGGGAGTGAAGAGTAAAACTCAGACATCAACCAACCCGGCCAATATCGCTGAGGGATTCAGAAAAACGGGTAAATCCGACAAATACCGTTTCCTGAATATCGCTCACGGCTCTCTGGAGGAATGCCGCTATTATTTGATCCTTGCAAAAGACCTCGGATACCTGGTTACCGATCAGTTGATGACCCAGTTGGAAGAGGTAAGCAAGCTGCTTAACGCCTATTCCAAATCTATCCTGACTTCTGACTCCTGATTTCTGACTCCTGACTCCTGGTGTTTTGTGATCCATCTCCACGTTCATACCTACTACAGCTTTCACGAGGGGGCCTCCTCCCCTGAGGAGCTCTTCGAGGCGGCCCGAAAGCGAGGCATCGACACCCTTGCCGTTACCGATACCAATGGCCTCTACGGCCTTATGCACCAGCGAAAGGCTGCCGAACACTACGGGGTTCGGCTCCTCGTGGGGGCACTTCTCAATGACCTGCCAGGTCATTCGGCTCTCATCCTGCCCAGGACACGCACGGGCTACAGCGCCCTTTGCCGTCTTATCACCAGGCGCCACATGGATCCCCACTTCTCCCTTCTTGAGGCTCTCCAGGAAGAGGATCTGGCAGAGCTCTTTATCATCTCCCCGGATCTGGGGCTTCTCTCCGGGCTTCCCCGGGAAAAAACCCTCTTTTTTGAACTCCGTCCGGGCTTGATCGACAGGTACCGGGCCGCCCTGGAGCTTGGGATTCCCGCCGTGGTGACCAACGCCGTCTACTTTGCCCGTCCCACAGACTTTGACAGGCAGCGGTTGCTCCGGGTGATCGGCCTCAACAGCACCTTCGGCCGGCTCACACCCGATCTTCATGCCCGAAGCGACCAGTGGCTCAAACCCCCGGAGACCATGGAAAGGGAGTTTGCCTGGGCGCCCGAGGCTCTTAAGAACTCTCACAGGATTGCAAAGGGGATCGAGGACTTTTGGGACCTTGGTTCCTGGATCGTCTCCCGGGATGCAATGGAAGAGAAGGGGGATCTCTTTCTCCTCCTGAAACAGAAGTGCCTCGAAGGGGTAAGGCGCCGCTACGGGAGGATGACGCCAGAAATCAAAAGCCGCCTTGAAAAGGAGCTTGGCATCGTCGCAAGAAAGGGCTTCTCCGAATACTTCCTTATCATGGAGGACATTGCCAGGCAGAACCCCTATACCTGCGGCCGGGGTTCTTCTGCGGCAAGCATCATCTCCTATCTTCTGGGGATCACCCAGGTCGACCCAATACGGTATGATCTCTTTTTCGAACGTTTTCTCAATGAGGACAGGAAAGACCCACCCGACATCGATATCGACTTTCCCTGGGACGAAAGAGAGGAGGTTCTAAAGTATGCCTTCAGAAAGTACGGTTCTGAGCGGACCGCCATGGTCTCGACCCATGTCACCTATCAGGTTCGGGGGGCCCTAAGAGAGGTGGCCAAGGTCTACGGGTTCTCCGATTCAGACATCGGGCTTATCACCAAGAAGATCGGGTTTTCTCTCTTCTACGGACCAGAGGCCACCATCGAGGAACAGATCCGGGACAATCCCCGCTTCCGGGGAATCGATATTGATGACGACTGGAAGAGGATCATCCGCCAGGCCCAGTCAATTGTCGGCTATCCACGGCACCTCTCGGTCCACTGTGGGGGTCTGGTCATTGTTCCCAGTGGGGTGGCCCACTATGTGCCCATGGAGATCTCCCGCGACGGCCGCCAGGTGATCCAGTGGGACAAGGACGCGGCCGAAGAGGCAGGCCTTGTCAAGATGGACATCCTGGGCAACCGGTCCCTGGCCGTGATCCGGGACGGCCTCGAGGCCGTAAAGGAGAACTACGGTATCGAGATCCCCTACCACAGGTTTTCTCCCCTTGATGACCCGGGCGCCAAAGAGATCATGCGTACGGGCCAGACCATGGGGGTCTTCTACGTGGAGTCCCCGGCCATGAGAAACCTTCAGAAAAAGGCCCGCGTGGGGGACTTCGACCATCTGGTCATCCATTCCTCTATCATCCGGCCCGCAGCAAACCGGTTCATCACCGAGTACATAGAAAGGCTCCACGGAAAACCCTACAAGCCCTTTCATCCCGCGGTCCGGGATCTCTTGAAAGAGACCTACGGCATCATGGTCTATCAGGAGGATGTCTCCCGGGTGGCCATGGCCCTTGCCGGCTTCAGCCCTGAGGAGGCCGATGACCTTCGCAAGGTCCTGACCAAGAAGCGTGACTGGGGAAGGTTTGCCGCCTACAAGAGGATCTTTGAGGAGCGAGCCCAGAGGCGGGGGGTCACCCGGAAGACCCTCGATGAGATCTGGGAGATGACGGAATCCTTCAGGGGGTATTCTTTCTGCAAGCCCCATTCGGCCTCCTTTGCCATGGTCTCCTACAAATCGGCCTATCTCAAGGCCCACTATCCAGCAGAATTCATGGCATCGGTCATCAGCAACCAGGGGGGCTTCTATACCACCTTTGCCTACATCTCAGAGGCAAAGCGCATGGGGATCAGTGTACTTCTTCCGGATATCAACAGGAGCCTCTTCCACTACCGGGCCGAAGGGGAGGGGCGCAGTCCAAGCTACAGGGCCATCAGGGTGGGGTTCATGCAGATCAAGGGGCTGAGCAGCAAAACCACCCGAGCTATCCTGGAAGAGCGAGGCCGGCAAGGACCCTTCAGGTCTCTCCAGGATCTGCTCGAACGGGTTTCTATCCCTGAGGCAGACGGGATCCTGCTTGTAAAGTCAGGTGCCCTCGACTCTCTTGAGCCCGAAATGAGCCGATCCCAGATCATGTGGATCTTTCTTGCCCACACGAGAAGCCACTCCACGGTGGTCCAGAAAAGGGGCACGACAGGGCACCTGTTTGCCTTTCACGGCACGGACTACCCGGTGCCTCCTCTCAAAGCCTATGACCGTCAGACAGAACTCCGCCACGAGGCAGAGACCCTGGGGTTTCTCATCAGCACCCATCCCCTGACCCTTTACAGGGAGAGGCTCAAAGGGCTCGACTACATCCAGGCAAAGGACATGAAAAAACACATAGGACGGGAGGTCACCATGGTGGGCTGGTGCATAACGAGCAGAACCGTTATCACCAGCAAGGACGAGCTCATGGAGTTTGTCTCCTTTGAGGATACAACCGCCATCTTTGAGACCAACATCTTCCCCCGGGCCTTCCGCCGCTATGCCCACCTGATCGACCTCAACGAGCCCTTTGTGCTCAAGGGGCGCATTACAGACGACCACGGCTGCGTGACCCTAAACGTCGGTCATGTGGATACGCGGCTTTTCTATAAAATCCCAAAAACCGAGAAACCAGGGGCTTTGCCTGCCGGCCATCCTGATTTGTCATTCTGAGCCTGGCGAACAGCCTCTTATCCTTGCTCTTTCCGCCAGTCCCATGGGCCGCGCTGAAGCGCACCAATTGATGCCTCCGGAGATGACTCGTCGCCAATGCTCCATCGTTACGTATCCAGTTAGATTACTCAGATTCTCAGATCCCATCTTCTGAGGATAACCTCTACAAAGACCCCGAATACCCTATGAATGCCCATAGGTCGTGACTTCAAACCAGAGGGCTCCCACACTTCGTTTACCCAATTCAGGAACCCCAACACAATCCCATCACCCACCAGGCCATCAGCCTCTATGCACTCGAGGTTTGCGTATTGCTACCAATGACCGCTATCCGCCAGATATCGTAGCATTCACTTCCTTGACTGCACAGGCCCATCCTGTGCTACGCTCATCCCATCAGAGGACGAGTTCTTATCACTTGCCAAAAGGGTGATCCTGAACGGCAAACAAACCCGTCACGGGGGATACCCTTTACAAGATCGCCAAGACTTACGGCGTCACGGTGGATGAGTTGTGCCGCCTCAACAATATCACCAAAGACCAGACGATTTACCCGGGCCAGAAAATCCTGGTTGCTCGCGGGGGCTGACTGGTCGTGTTCTTAGGGTCGGCCAACTCATCGGTTTGCAAAGACACGGTTTTCACGTCGCCGCTGCCCTCATGGGGGAACGGAGGTAAGGAGGCAGCATACGCTGGTCAAAGGTGGGCGATCCACTTACGGTATTGAAGGGTTGAACAGCCCGCCTTCTCCTCCAATACGCGATGAATCGGGTAACTACAAGCAGGACGTGAGGCGGTTTGTCAGGACCATCAAAGAACTGGAACAAGAGGGCATCAGGGCCATCGTCGCGTCCTGTGGCTTTTTTGCCCTTCTCCAGAAGGTGGCGGTCACTGAGGTGAGAGTCCCCGTCTTTACCTCTCCCTTGATGCTCATCCCACTGCTCCATCGCATGATCTGCCCAGACCAAAGCATAGGCGTAATCACTGCTTCTGCCAAGAAGCTCACCAGAGCGTATCTGGAGGCTGCCGGTGTGGATGAATCCATTCCTATCGCGGTTGCAGGCCTGGATGATTCAAAAGAATTCAATGAGGTCCTCATGCCAGGTAGAAGAGATGTCCTGGATACGGACATCCTGAGAAACGACGTTGTAACCGCGGCCAGAGGTCCCGCCGAGCGTCACCCGGACATAGGAGTCGTTCTTCTGGAGTGCAGTGACCTGCCCCCCTGTGCTTTGGTATCCAAAACGCTGTGGAGTTACCCGTATCCGACTCTATCTGTTTTTATCAATGCCATCCACCAGGCCCTGGTTCAAAAAAGATACACGGGAATCATGTAACAAGGGCCGTACAAATGGACCAGACAGAGAATAGACCGAGGTTTAGAATACTCCGGAGGGATCAGATAGACCTCTTTCCCCCCTTACACCCTCCGGACCAATTTCAGAGGCCCCTGCTACATGGGCAACAGGATTCCACACCACTTCGGGCTCGCCACCGACAGGCTACCAAGGACTGGGGCGATTCTATCGTTTCATCGGCCGATTACGAATCCCTGCAATCCCACGAATTCCTTCGGCTCCGGCCTCTTGTATGCCTTGATCTTGGACAGCCTGATCTTGTAGTCGAAGGCTGCCTCTGCTACCTTCACGGCACAAACGACACCGTCCAAAACCGGGACTCCTAACTCCTCCTCCATCGGCTTGTCCAGACCGGCCATCCCCGCACAGCCAAGGCATATCACTTCTGCACCATCTTCCATGACTGCAGCCCGACCCGCTTCGGTCAGAATTTTGAGGGCAACGCTCGGGTCCTTTTCTATGTCAAGAACCGCAAGACTTGTGGTCCTTATCGATGCGCACTTGGCCTCAAGCCCGACCCGTCTCACCAGATCCTCGAAAATCGGTCGTGCCCTCTCAAGAACGGTAACGATCGAAAATCTATGGCCGAAAAGACATGCCATATGCATCGACACCTCTGCGATTCCATACACCGGGATCTCGGAAATCTCTCTCGAACTCTGCAGATGAGGATCGCCGTAGCAGGCGATGATTATGGCATCAAAACATCTCTCGTTTGCTTCGATCACTTTTTCCAGCACTCCCTGGGCGACCAAATCCTCTTCATAGTAAGACTCTATAGAGCGCGGCCCCTCCCTCGGGCAGACCGTCTCTATCGAGGTATCGGCTCTCGCATACTTCTTGGCGATCTCGTCGATCCCTTTTGTCATCTCCACAGAGGTATTGGGGTTTATGATCAGTATTTTCATGGTACACCTCGTGTTTGTAACTCCACACCCGATCGAACATTCTCGACGGCAAGCTCTGTTGCCTTCCCCTGCTCGATCCTTGGACAGGCCACGTGTCAGGCAGCCAGTTCCACCACCGCATCCAGAAGAACATCTGCTCCCGCTTTTA contains:
- a CDS encoding DUF433 domain-containing protein; protein product: MAGQALRIENTNHPFVVKNKEICGGSPIIEGTRTRVIDIAIEYEMLGHSPDEIIRSHPHLNLPQVHDALSFYYENRDELDQKAEQDQEFIARLKEKISSKIS
- a CDS encoding DUF5615 family PIN-like protein yields the protein MGKIRIYTEESVDVAIAEGLERRGVDAFSARDTHNLGMTDEEQLIYADNEKAAIFTHDTDFLRIAARWMEEGRSHHGIIYCHQKSYSIGECIRKIRVLTSVLTAEDIANHIEFL
- a CDS encoding four helix bundle protein — protein: MKSKTQTSTNPANIAEGFRKTGKSDKYRFLNIAHGSLEECRYYLILAKDLGYLVTDQLMTQLEEVSKLLNAYSKSILTSDS
- a CDS encoding DNA polymerase III subunit alpha — encoded protein: MIHLHVHTYYSFHEGASSPEELFEAARKRGIDTLAVTDTNGLYGLMHQRKAAEHYGVRLLVGALLNDLPGHSALILPRTRTGYSALCRLITRRHMDPHFSLLEALQEEDLAELFIISPDLGLLSGLPREKTLFFELRPGLIDRYRAALELGIPAVVTNAVYFARPTDFDRQRLLRVIGLNSTFGRLTPDLHARSDQWLKPPETMEREFAWAPEALKNSHRIAKGIEDFWDLGSWIVSRDAMEEKGDLFLLLKQKCLEGVRRRYGRMTPEIKSRLEKELGIVARKGFSEYFLIMEDIARQNPYTCGRGSSAASIISYLLGITQVDPIRYDLFFERFLNEDRKDPPDIDIDFPWDEREEVLKYAFRKYGSERTAMVSTHVTYQVRGALREVAKVYGFSDSDIGLITKKIGFSLFYGPEATIEEQIRDNPRFRGIDIDDDWKRIIRQAQSIVGYPRHLSVHCGGLVIVPSGVAHYVPMEISRDGRQVIQWDKDAAEEAGLVKMDILGNRSLAVIRDGLEAVKENYGIEIPYHRFSPLDDPGAKEIMRTGQTMGVFYVESPAMRNLQKKARVGDFDHLVIHSSIIRPAANRFITEYIERLHGKPYKPFHPAVRDLLKETYGIMVYQEDVSRVAMALAGFSPEEADDLRKVLTKKRDWGRFAAYKRIFEERAQRRGVTRKTLDEIWEMTESFRGYSFCKPHSASFAMVSYKSAYLKAHYPAEFMASVISNQGGFYTTFAYISEAKRMGISVLLPDINRSLFHYRAEGEGRSPSYRAIRVGFMQIKGLSSKTTRAILEERGRQGPFRSLQDLLERVSIPEADGILLVKSGALDSLEPEMSRSQIMWIFLAHTRSHSTVVQKRGTTGHLFAFHGTDYPVPPLKAYDRQTELRHEAETLGFLISTHPLTLYRERLKGLDYIQAKDMKKHIGREVTMVGWCITSRTVITSKDELMEFVSFEDTTAIFETNIFPRAFRRYAHLIDLNEPFVLKGRITDDHGCVTLNVGHVDTRLFYKIPKTEKPGALPAGHPDLSF
- a CDS encoding LysM peptidoglycan-binding domain-containing protein gives rise to the protein MAKTYGVTVDELCRLNNITKDQTIYPGQKILVARGG
- a CDS encoding aspartate/glutamate racemase family protein; protein product: MKILIINPNTSVEMTKGIDEIAKKYARADTSIETVCPREGPRSIESYYEEDLVAQGVLEKVIEANERCFDAIIIACYGDPHLQSSREISEIPVYGIAEVSMHMACLFGHRFSIVTVLERARPIFEDLVRRVGLEAKCASIRTTSLAVLDIEKDPSVALKILTEAGRAAVMEDGAEVICLGCAGMAGLDKPMEEELGVPVLDGVVCAVKVAEAAFDYKIRLSKIKAYKRPEPKEFVGLQGFVIGR